A single region of the Halopiger xanaduensis SH-6 genome encodes:
- a CDS encoding ABC transporter ATP-binding protein has product MAETTLDNVTKVFTDDDGSDIVAVDEVSIDIEDGEFLVLVGPSGCGKSTTLRMIAGLETITDGEIRLDDRVINDIPAKDRDIAMVFQSYALYPHMTVRENMSFGLEESTELSDDEITDRVEEAAEMMGIGELLDRKPGELSGGQQQRVALGRAIVREPAVFLMDEPLSNLDAKLRAQMRTELQQLQEELDTATVYVTHDQTEAMTMGDRIAILNDGELQQVGTPLECYHEPANQFVANFIGEPSMNFLDVDVRETADGATLVGEHLEYAVSDDIADSIEGRSDVVLGIRPEDIDIERDEGRQAGGHEVPAQVSVVEPTGDENIVYLVLGNDEFGDDTELLDTDRETIIATIDGMSTVNSGDRVVAHIPEDAIHLFDARTGEAVHNRRVENTEPRIPNV; this is encoded by the coding sequence ATGGCAGAAACGACACTCGACAACGTAACGAAGGTATTCACGGACGACGACGGCAGCGATATCGTTGCCGTCGACGAGGTATCGATCGACATCGAGGACGGGGAGTTCCTCGTTCTCGTCGGCCCGTCGGGCTGTGGCAAGTCGACGACCCTGCGGATGATCGCCGGCCTCGAGACGATCACGGACGGCGAGATTCGACTCGACGACCGCGTGATCAACGACATCCCCGCGAAGGACCGGGACATCGCGATGGTGTTCCAGTCGTACGCGCTCTACCCGCACATGACCGTGCGGGAGAACATGTCGTTCGGCCTCGAGGAGTCGACGGAGCTCTCGGACGACGAGATCACCGACCGCGTCGAGGAGGCCGCCGAGATGATGGGGATCGGCGAGCTGCTCGACCGCAAGCCCGGCGAGCTCTCGGGCGGCCAGCAACAGCGCGTCGCGCTCGGTCGCGCGATCGTCCGCGAACCGGCGGTCTTCCTGATGGACGAGCCGCTCTCGAACTTGGACGCCAAGCTCCGCGCGCAGATGCGGACCGAGCTCCAGCAACTGCAGGAGGAACTCGACACGGCGACGGTCTACGTCACCCACGACCAGACGGAAGCGATGACGATGGGCGATCGTATCGCGATCCTCAACGACGGCGAACTCCAGCAGGTCGGGACGCCGCTCGAGTGCTACCACGAGCCCGCCAACCAGTTCGTCGCGAACTTCATCGGCGAGCCGTCGATGAACTTCCTCGACGTGGACGTTCGCGAGACGGCCGACGGCGCCACGCTCGTCGGCGAGCACCTCGAGTACGCCGTCTCGGACGATATCGCGGATTCGATCGAGGGCCGCAGCGACGTCGTCCTCGGCATTCGACCGGAGGATATCGACATCGAACGCGACGAGGGGCGACAGGCGGGCGGCCACGAGGTCCCCGCACAGGTCTCGGTCGTCGAACCGACCGGCGACGAGAACATCGTCTACCTCGTGCTCGGCAACGACGAATTCGGCGACGACACCGAGTTGCTGGACACCGACCGAGAGACGATCATCGCGACGATCGACGGGATGAGTACGGTCAACTCCGGCGACCGCGTCGTCGCCCACATCCCCGAAGACGCGATCCACCTCTTCGACGCACGGACCGGCGAGGCGGTCCACAACCGCCGCGTCGAGAACACCGAGCCGCGAATCCCGAACGTCTAA